Proteins encoded in a region of the Neodiprion virginianus isolate iyNeoVirg1 chromosome 2, iyNeoVirg1.1, whole genome shotgun sequence genome:
- the LOC124297825 gene encoding ER membrane protein complex subunit 3-like, with protein MTELLLDPSIRSWVFLPLVVITLLVGVFRHYASLCLSTGREVKFIEVESGEVLRRIQLLRRNGDLLPRVSFIARKLYLSDVVESFLRAEKRKSLQREANAPRMIDPAVFSEMIKCNLTNVLPMVLVGGWINWTFSGFVTTKVPFPLTLGFKTMLQRGVELHSLDASWVSSASWYFLNVVGLKSVYYLMLGEDNLADGLSLTQEQTSATSSPFVAAYKGERRALFLLNHNWRFK; from the coding sequence ATGACCGAGCTTCTGCTCGACCCCAGCATCCGAAGCTGGGTGTTTCTGCCTCTGGTCGTGATAACCCTGCTGGTCGGAGTTTTCCGTCACTACGCGAGTCTGTGCTTGTCGACGGGAAGAGAGGTTAAATTCATCGAGGTTGAGAGTGGCGAGGTTCTTCGGCGAATCCAGCTGCTGCGAAGGAACGGTGACCTGCTTCCTCGGGTCAGCTTCATCGCCCGGAAGCTCTACTTGAGCGACGTAGTGGAGAGCTTTTTGAGGGCCGAGAAGCGGAAGTCGCTACAGCGCGAGGCGAACGCCCCGCGAATGATCGACCCGGCCGTCTTCTCCGAGATGATTAAGTGCAACCTGACCAACGTCCTGCCCATGGTCCTCGTTGGCGGCTGGATAAACTGGACCTTCTCCGGGTTCGTCACGACCAAGGTCCCCTTTCCCCTCACCCTCGGTTTCAAGACGATGCTTCAGCGCGGCGTCGAGCTTCACTCCCTCGACGCCTCCTGGGTGTCCTCCGCCTCTTGGTACTTCCTCAACGTCGTAGGGCTCAAGTCTGTCTACTACCTGATGCTCGGAGAAGACAACCTCGCCGATGGCCTCAGCCTCACTCAGGAACAAACTTCCGCCACATCCTCACCCTTCGTTGCGGCCTACAAGGGCGAACGCCGTGCTCTATTTCTGTTGAACCACAACTGGCGTTTCAAGTGA